One Anopheles marshallii chromosome 3, idAnoMarsDA_429_01, whole genome shotgun sequence genomic region harbors:
- the LOC128714306 gene encoding bolA-like protein 3 has translation MSGYLFRNLGSRYISILSRVWSGNSQMVKNSEANLRKTLETKFPQAKNIVVTDISGGCGSMYEIFVESKEFKGLSTVKQHRLITETLKSEIKDMHGLRIHTSITE, from the exons ATGAGTGGatatttgtttcgaaacctCGGCAGTCGCTACATTTCT atacttAGCCGCGTGTGGTCGGGAAACTCACAAATGGTGAAAAATTCTGAAGCAAACTTAAGAAAAACACTCGAGACCAAGTTCCCCCAG GCAAAGAACATCGTTGTTACCGATATCTCTGGCGGCTGTGGATCGATGTATGAAATATTTGTCGAAAGCAAAGAATTCAAAGGACTGTCCACGGTCAAACAGCACCGCCTAATAACGGAAACACTCAAATCGGAAATTAAAGACATGCACGGTCTCCGGATACACACATCCATTACTGAGTAA
- the LOC128713079 gene encoding forkhead box protein K2-like gives MPVIMNPYSLPPKANTKPDTYCDCISICKMTSENLRSLVSSYRASNPGIISQLTSADYLMLLNDKPTTVGRVTDEAVPQIFPAGTSNQISRKHFTIAYDSDGNFTLLCLSKNGIMIDETFYGKREQPYILPQHCIIRFPSTTDVIHFKSFINETTVVPEANKGSICNHHESQVGINLVPLCTNEEMAPRTHGERPPYSYSQLIIQAISASPQKKLPLCKIYSFIMDKYPYYREFAIKSWQNSIRHNLSMKTYFLKTPQPEPNLGHLWMLHPSCEAQLRSKRFLERRSRPQTKKM, from the exons ATGCCCGTTATAATGAATCCCTACTCATTGCCTCCTAAGGCAAACACGAAACCTGATACATACTGTGATTGTATATCGATTTGTAAAATGACGAGCGAGAATTTACGATCACTGGTTAGCTCCTATCGTGCCAGCAATCCGGGCATAATCTCACAGCTGACCAGTGCGGATTATTTAATGCTGTTGAATGACAAGCCGACCACGGTTGGCCGGGTAACGGATGAGGCAGTGCCGCAGATTTTCCCTGCTGGTACTAGCAACCAAATATCTCGCAAACATTTCACTATTGCGTACGATTCTGATGGAAACTTCACTCTGCTGTGCCTTAGCAAGAATGGCATCATGATTGATGAAACGTTTTACGGTAAACGAGAGCAACCGTATATTCTACCTCAACA CTGCATCATACGCTTTCCAAGCACAACGGATGTAATccattttaaaagttttattaacGAAACAACCGTCGTACCTGAAGCGAATAAAGGCAGCATTTGCAACCATCATGAGTCTCAGGTTGGTATTAAC TTAGTTCCCTTGTGCACAAATGAAGAAATGGCACCACGTACTCATGGCGAGCGACCACCTTACAGCTATTCGCAGCTCATCATACAAGCTATCAGCGCATCTCCGCAAAAGAAGTTGCCGCTTTGCAAAATCTACTCCTTTATAATGGACAAGTATCCATACTATCGTGAATTTGCTATCAAATCCTGGCAAAACTCTATCCGGCACAACCTGAGTATGAAGAC ATATTTCTTGAAGACACCTCAGCCGGAACCGAACCTTGGCCACTTGTGGATGTTGCACCCATCTTGTGAAGCACAGCTGCGAAGTAAAAGATTTCTGGAACGACGAAGTAGACCACAGACGAAGAAGATGTAA
- the LOC128710858 gene encoding cyclin-dependent kinase 12, with protein sequence MERLERDRERDRSVGGGTGAASSGRIKHSKKRSRKSSKKSKRKRHQSASDVEELSSPSFGEEAKRYTRSHKDAYDDSSGELEGVHAEHRTTLSGSKSGVEYSDVSSDDFSAPEAGEIETDVSGAAEGDGVVVDNGDDSFISGDDEADDMGRSKKSKNSKSRHRHRHHRHKKSSLVDGHCKSSSHRSSSKRWKRTPQSKRGEMEGRSRTPSLPDVVDLNRVGSLAETKAAIATSSISGSSNRSKRINSISSDTSSMKYRMQKKRSKLNDEQQTVAENPLADEQDGERTKDGDGSVEADGRVDEVDGNGGGTGTEELDDENEEEEEDEDEEDEDDINNEGQSVSSRKRIKKSKKDKKHKRNKKAKKRKRKLRTKSISSVETISESEDSLLVSMTPPLKQSPLYRVGSREGSKSYTPVHNDTSLTPVSPGTPPLQDHHHSTRHSLNSPYDSHHDAAGRSRSPLERDIDHDRERDRDRDHRDRERDRSSNAGGSGSGRKMYITSSPHTPPVAMHKKNSSSYHDRSLQQHPSSPIDLDSPPPPALRHTRSSSHRDSSRRRSQSNDRRYSARRTPSPNSRHKPHTPPPTKRRRDRSPPEKDYYRKSDSRSYSKRERDWDDRRGNESHKRFLSRTPSPSSNRRSRRTPSPASTSRTRSSRKGGYYSPSPERSTGGSSSYVSSRSRHRSRSPRRSPLSSSASKRYSSSRSRSPQVPSAKKMDLQKKITDTSFFAELIKDKHKRNKTLQEILENKKKNDASSAGGGAANDGVTPDGESLKSDGNNGTSNSLEASNANGIKERNPESMANVTDIPMPESAEHSSRSDQTDGRAVAHSANCCDISNGSNSNLVPDSRIPVITNNAVHHHSHHCPAATFSGTTFSNLAHVETNAEPMMPAAHGSEAGNSNTSSGIAPTKPKSLTNLPMPPGVNVADLEGAQTPSPPGPISPVAAVSTMKIMPIPTLTTTGAVPLPVANNAKQRPDSHGKPNALNVSTLAAVPSSAVTTTPATSTLPVSGIKKGLLNLPMPPMVPGSEDLSGDEDIGSPILQSNRDLTQNQTQSGQTSVNNNNNSSLNNRYKGGGASAITAAASANQPSSGAGKVPMTRPRILNRRHSRNMTAPMSASGGKDWGERCVEVFDMLEQIGEGTYGQVYKAKDQQTKELVALKKVRLEHEKEGFPITAVREIKILRQLNHQNIVNLREIVTDKQDALEFRKDKGSFYLVFEYMDHDLMGLLESGMVDFNEQNNASIMRQLLDGLNYCHKKNFLHRDIKCSNILMNNRGEVKLADFGLARLYNADNRERPYTNKVITLWYRPPELLLGEERYGPAIDVWSCGCILGELFLKKPLFQANQEPAQLEMISRLCGTPTPAVWPNVIKLPLFHTLKSKKQYRRKLREDFVFMPTPSLDLLDSMLVLDPDRRITAEDALKSNWLKNVIPEQLPPPQLPTWQDCHELWSKKRRRQLREQQESSLNLPPGKPSGSTIKLDGITLPGGPTGINML encoded by the exons ATGGAACGGCTTGAGCGTGACCGAGAACGGGACAGAAGTGTGGGTGGTGGAACTGGTGCCGCCAGCAGCGGACGTATCAAACACTCAAAGAAACGATCCCGTAAAAGTAGCAAGAAGTCCAAAAGGAAACGACACCAATCGGCTTCGGATGTTGAAGAATTGTCTTCCCCTTCGTTCGGTGAGGAAGCGAAACGATACACGCGATCACACAAGGATGCGTACGACGATAGCAGTGGCGAATTGGAAGGTGTGCATGCCGAGCACCGCACTACCCTATCCGGTAGCAAATCCGGCGTAGAGTATTCCGACGTCAGTTCGGACGATTTTTCCGCCCCCGAAGCGGGTGAAATCGAAACGGACGTGTCGGGTGCGGCGGAAGGCGACGGTGTGGTAGTGGATAATGGCGATGACTCGTTTATCAGCGGTGACGATGAAGCGGACGATATGGGCAGAAgcaagaaaagtaaaaatagtAAGTCACGGCACCGCCATCGGCACCATCGACACAAGAAGTCGTCGCTTGTGGACGGTCACTGCAAGAGCAGTTCCCATCGGTCCAGCTCGAAGCGTTGGAAGCGAACACCGCAGTCAAAAAGAGGCGAAATGGAGGGGCGAAGCCGAACACCATCGTTGCCCGATGTGGTGGATCTGAACCGGGTGGGGTCGTTGGCAGAAACAAAAGCTGCCATTGCCACCTCTTCCATCAGTGGCTCGTCCAACCGATCGAAAAGGATCAACTCGATATCGTCCGATACCTCATCCATGAAGTATCGAATGCAGAAAAAACGATCGAAACTGAACGATGAGCAACAAACGGTCGCCGAAAATCCGTTGGCGGATGAACAGGACGGAGAGCGAACTAAAGACGGCGATGGGAGCGTCGAAGCCGATGGAAGAGTGGACGAAGTGGACGGGAATGGAGGCGGCACTGGTACGGAAGAGTTGGACGATGAAAatgaggaagaggaagaagatgaagatgaggaGGATGAAGACGATATCAACAATGAGGGACAGTCGGTCTCTAGCAGGAAGCGGATCAAGAAAAGCAAGAAGGATAAAAAGCACAAGCGgaacaaaaaggcaaagaagCGGAAGCGAAAACTGCGcaccaaatcgatttcgagcGTTGAGACGATCTCGGAGAGCGAAGACTCGCTGCTAGTATCAATGACTCCGCCGCTGAAGCAGTCGCCCCTCTATCGAGTTGGTAGTCGCGAGGGTAGCAAATCATACACGCCGGTACACAACGACACCAGTCTTACGCCAGTCTCGCCAG GGACTCCTCCGCTGCAAGACCATCATCATTCAACGCGCCACTCGCTGAACAGTCCATACGACAGTCATCATGATGCCGCTGGACGAAGCCGTAGTCCGCTCGAACGAGATATTGACCATGATCGCGAACgggatcgtgatcgtgatcatCGCGACCGGGAACGGGATCGTTCGTCGAATGCTGGCGGCAGCGGTAGCGGCCGCAAAATGTACATTACATCTTCCCCTCATACACCACCTGTCGCCATGCATAAGAAAAACTCATCGTCGTACCATGATCGTTCGCTCCAGCAGCACCCGAGTAGTCCAATCGATCTTGACAGTCCACCGCCACCGGCGCTGCGTCACACGCGGAGCAGTAGCCATCGGGATAGCAGTCGGCGGCGCAGTCAATCAAACGATCGAAGATACAGCGCCAGAAGAACACCTTCGCCAA ATTCTCGACACAAACCACACACTCCTCCACCTACTAAACGGCGGCGAGACAGATCACCCCCGGAGAAGGATTACTATCGGAAATCGGACAGCCGTAGCTACAGCAAGCGAGAAAGGGACTGGGATGATCGCCGTGGCAATGAATCCCATAAACGGTTCCTGAG CAGAACTCCAAGCCCAAGCAGTAACCGACGATCGCGCCGTACACCATCACCTGCCTCTACGAGCAGGACTAGATCTTCGCGAAAGGGCGGATACTATAGCCCGTCGCCGGAACGGAGCACCGGGGGCAGTAGCAGCTATGTTTCTTCCCGCTCGAGGCATCGTTCGCGAAGCCCGCGACGTTCGCCCCTCTCATCATCCGCTAGCAAGCGTTACTCTAGCAGCAGATCCCGCTCACCGCAGGTGCCTTCAGCAAAAAAGATGGACCTACAGAAGAAAATCACGGATACCAGCTTCTTCGCAGAACTGATCAAAGACAAACACAAGCGCAATAAAACGCTGCAAGAGATTTTggaaaacaagaagaaaaatgatgcATCGTCTGCTGGTGGGGGTGCCGCTAACGATGGCGTAACGCCGGACGGCGAGAGTCTGAAGAGCGATGGCAACAATGGTACCTCGAACTCGCTGGAAGCTTCCAATGCGAATGGAATAAAGGAAAGGAACCCAGAGTCGATGGCAAACGTTACCGATATTCCAATGCCGGAGTCGGCGGAACATTCATCCCGCAGCGATCAAACCGATGGCCGAGCGGTTGCACATTCTGCGAACTGTTGTGACATTAGCAATGGCAGCAATAGTAATTTGGTTCCCGATTCACGAATACCTGTGATAACGAACAATGCAGTGCACCATCATTCTCATCACTGCCCTGCAGCAACCTTCTCCGGTACGACCTTCAGCAATCTAGCGCACGTAGAAACGAATGCTGAACCAATGATGCCGGCGGCACATGGCTCCGAGGcgggcaacagcaacacaagcAGCGGCATCGCACCAACGAAGCCAAAAAGTCTTACCAATCTGCCGATGCCGCCCGGCGTTAATGTGGCCGATCTGGAAGGTGCCCAAACGCCAAGCCCACCGGGACCAATCAGCCCGGTCGCTGCAGTGAGTACGATGAAAATTATGCCCATTCCTACACTGACGACTACCGGTGCCGTACCGCTGCCAGTGGCAAACAATGCCAAACAGCGACCAGACAGTCACGGCAAACCGAACGCATTGAATGTGTCCACATTGGCAGCAGTTCCTTCTAGCGCAGTCACCACTACACCAGCTACCTCGACGCTACCCGTCAGCGGCATCAAAAAGGGTCTACTCAATCTACCCATGCCACCGATGGTACCGGGATCGGAGGATTTAAGTGGCGACGAAGACATTGGATCACCCATATTGCAGAGCAATCGTGACCTCACCCAGAACCAAACACAATCAGGCCAAACCAGtgtcaataataataacaacagtAGTTTAAACAATCGGTATAAAGGAGGTGGCGCTAGTGCGATTACCGCTGCCGCCTCAGCCAACCAGCCATCATCCGGTGCGGGCAAGGTACCAATGACACGGCCAAGAATTTTAAACCGGCGCCATTCGCGCAACATGACAGCGCCAATGTCCGCGTCCGGTGGAAAGGACTGGGGCGAACGGTGCGTGGAAGTGTTCGATATGCTTGAGCAGATAGGCGAAGGCACATACGGACAG GTCTACAAAGCGAAAGATCAGCAAACGAAGGAATTGGTTGCGCTCAAGAAGGTCCGGCTAGAGCACGAGAAGGAAGGCTTCCCGATTACGGCCGTGCGGGAAATTAAGATCCTTCGCCAGCTCAACCATCAAAACATCGTGAATCTGCGCGAGATTGTAACGGACAAACAGGACGCGCTGGAATTTCGCAAGGACAAGGGTTCGTTCTATCTGGTATTCGAGTACATGGATCACGACCTGATGGGGCTGCTCGAGTCGGGCATGGTGGATTTCAATGAGCAGAACAATGCAAGCATAATGCGCCAGCTGTTGGATGGGTTAAACTACTGTCACAAGAAAAATTTCCTCCACCGTGACATCAAATGCTCCAACATTCTCATGAACAACAG AGGTGAGGTGAAGTTGGCAGATTTTGGGCTCGCTCGGTTGTACAATGCAGACAATCGGGAACGTCCGTATACGAACAAAGTAATTACGCTGTGGTACCGTCCACCGGAGCTACTGCTTGGCGAGGAGCGCTACGGTCCAGCGATCGACGTGTGGAGCTGTGGGTGCATACTGGGCGAACTGTTCCTCAAGAAGCCCCTGTTCCAAGCCAACCAAGAACCCGCCCAGCTGGAAATGATATCGCGGTTATGCGGTACGCCCACGCCGGCCGTATGGCCGAACGTCATCAAGCTGCCCCTATTCCATACGCTCAAATCAAAGAAACAGTACCGTCGTAAGCTGAGGGAGGACTTCGTTTTCATGCCCACACCCTCGCTCGATCTACTCGACAGCATGCTGGTGCTGGATCCCGATCGACGCATCACCGCCGAAGATGCGCTCAAATCAAACTGGCTTAAAAACGTTATACCTGAGCA ATTACCTCCCCCGCAGTTGCCAACGTGGCAGGATTGTCACGAGCTTTGGAGCAAAAAACGGAGGCGCCAGTTGCGCGAGCAGCAAGAATCGTCACTCAATCTTCCACCAGGCAAACCCTCGGGCAGCACAATCAAGCTGGACGGTATAACGCTACCCGGTGGACCGACCGGTATCAATATGCTGtaa
- the LOC128713080 gene encoding beta-1,4-N-acetylgalactosaminyltransferase bre-4, which translates to MAYCNRTLAIKAVLVAGVFLLLLYQLNSKLDSSSGSANRYPHLKAGATSWPKRTHGSTELHSSSSTVGNDGKDTNTNNQHHSNDDQPPNNDSNGFVSGAPIRVMPERNQTVDLDVQHNNSELKNVIQNHAKEPTIRTGAAAAAATVSEQYELNGDKSNSNVSSNVTPSTKSGSSNSHFSSSNNSIDNVGNISGFNNVKSEKESTASNKSAHEAVNNVQVNSSIVPASKLDAPVNVLPIEYGTAREGAVSLDDLSEKFTINSCPPIPPNLDGPIDVDVAFEPLSAVEKRFAFKLQPGGQYTPSDCTARNRVAIVVPYRDREQHLPIFLKNIHPFLMKQQLEYGIYIVEQTAGSSFNRAALMNIGFVEAMKQRNWECIVFHDIDLLPMDDRNLYTCPDQPRHMSVAVDTFGFKLPYSTIFGGVSAMTEKQFRMVNGFSNSFWGWGGEDDDMSNRLKHVGFHIARYPVNIARYTMLNHKKEKANPKRYEKLVNGAKRFDSDGLNSLHYQLVNLIRKPLYTWIQADISPDGS; encoded by the exons ATGGCGTATTGTAACCGCACGCTCGCTATTAAGGCAGTCTTGGTTGCAGgggtttttcttctccttctgtACCAACTTAACTCCAAGTTGGATAGTAGCAGCGGCAGCGCCAACCGATACCCACACCTGAAGGCGGG TGCAACCTCATGGCCAAAACGAACTCACGGAAGCACCGAGTTACACTCGTCTTCGTCCACGGTAGGTAACGATGGAAAGGACACGAACACGAACAACCAGCATCACAGCAACGATGATCAACCTCCGAACAACGATTCCAATGGGTTCGTATCGGGCGCACCCATCCGCGTAATGCCCGAACGAAATCAAACGGTCGATTTGGACGTACAGCACAATAATAGTGAACTTAAGAATGTGATACAAAACCATGCGAAAGAACCAACCATACGCacaggagcagcagcagcagcagctacggTATCTGAACAGTATGAACTTAACGGTGATAAGTCGAATAGTAACGTTTCTTCGAACGTAACTCCTAGTACTAAGTCTGGCAGCTCAAATAGTCATTTTAGCAGTAGTAACAATAGCATAGATAATGTAGGCAATATCTCCGGGTTCAATAACGTAAAGTCTGAAAAGGAAAGCACCGCCAGCAACAAATCCGCACACGAAGCAGTTAACAATGTACAAGTGAATTCCTCAATCGTGCCGGCATCGAAGCTGGACGCACCTGTGAATGTGTTACCGATAGAGTACGGTACTGCTAGGGAGGGAGCCGTCAGTTTGGACGATTTATCGGAAAAGTTTACCATTAACAGCTGTCCGCCAATTCCTCCAAACCTTG ACGGACCAATCGATGTGGATGTCGCGTTTGAACCACTGAGCGCGGTAGAAAAACGGTTCGCTTTCAAACTGCAGCCCGGTGGCCAGTACACGCCATCGGACTGTACGGCACGGAACCGTGTCGCCATCGTGGTACCGTACCGTGATCGAGAACAACATTTACCGATCTTCCTGAAGAACATTCACCCATTTCTGATGAAGCAGCAGCTTGAGTATGGCATTTACATAGTGGAGCAGACTGCTGGATCGTCGTTTAACCGTGCGGCGCTCATGAACATCGGGTTTGTCGAAGCGATGAAACAAAGGAACTGGGAATGCATAGTGTTTCACGATATCGATTTGCTTCCAATGGATGATCGCAACCTTTATACGTGCCCGGACCAACCGCGCCACATGTCGGTTGCTGTCGATACCTTCGGGTTCAAGCTACCGTACAGCACCATCTTTGGCGGGGTGTCTGCAATGACGGAGAAACAGTTTCGCATGGTGAACGGATTCTCCAACTCGTTCTGGGGATGGGGTGGCGAAGATGACGACATGTCAAACAG GTTAAAACATGTCGGTTTCCATATCGCCCGCTACCCGGTCAACATAGCCCGCTATACGATGCTAAaccacaaaaaggaaaaggccAATCCCAAACG GTACGAAAAGCTGGTCAATGGTGCAAAACGATTCGATAGCGATGGGCTTAATTCGCTACATTATCAACTGGTAAACTTAATACGCAAACCTTTGTACACCTGGATTCAGGCAGATATTTCACCTGAT GGTAGCTGA